From the Rhodococcus sp. NBC_00297 genome, one window contains:
- a CDS encoding demethylmenaquinone methyltransferase, with product MAAHGSRAQLDKQPHDVASMFDGVAKRYDLTNTVLSFGQDRGWRRATRDALALKPGEAVLDLAAGTGVSTEELGRSGAWCVATDFSKGMLRAGLSRGVPMIAGDAMHLPYGDDVFDAATISFGLRNVADHNAGLAEILRVVRPGGRLVVCEFSTPVFPAFRTVYMEYLMKALPAVARTVSSNPDAYVYLAESIRAWPDQAELARRMQSAGWGRVQWRNLTGGIVTLHSAVKPVY from the coding sequence GTGGCAGCACACGGCTCCAGAGCGCAACTGGACAAGCAACCGCACGACGTCGCGTCCATGTTCGACGGAGTCGCGAAGCGGTACGACCTGACCAACACCGTCCTGTCCTTCGGGCAGGACCGCGGCTGGCGGCGCGCGACGCGCGACGCGCTCGCGCTGAAGCCCGGGGAAGCGGTGCTCGATCTCGCGGCCGGGACCGGAGTGTCCACGGAGGAACTCGGCCGGTCCGGCGCCTGGTGCGTCGCCACCGACTTCTCCAAGGGCATGCTCCGCGCGGGCCTCTCGCGCGGCGTCCCGATGATCGCGGGCGACGCGATGCACCTGCCGTACGGCGACGACGTGTTCGACGCCGCCACCATCTCGTTCGGTCTCCGCAATGTGGCCGATCACAACGCCGGCCTCGCCGAGATCCTGCGGGTGGTCCGGCCCGGCGGACGGTTGGTGGTGTGCGAGTTCTCCACACCGGTCTTCCCGGCGTTCCGCACCGTCTACATGGAGTACCTGATGAAGGCGCTCCCGGCCGTGGCCCGCACCGTCAGCAGCAATCCCGACGCCTACGTCTACCTGGCGGAATCCATTCGCGCCTGGCCGGACCAGGCGGAGCTCGCGCGGCGCATGCAGTCCGCGGGATGGGGCCGCGTGCAGTGGCGCAATCTCACGGGCGGCATCGTCACCTTGCACAGCGCCGTGAAACCGGTGTACTGA
- a CDS encoding glycosyltransferase family 4 protein — protein sequence MRIAVVAESFLPHVNGVTNSILRVLEHAESAGHDAMIVAPDTPAGVPAAPTSHDSFPVLRVPSVMVPKVSSLPVGVPSPGMTAALRSFAPDVVHLASPFSLGAGGLAAARRLDVPAVAVYQTDVAGFAESYGLGLTSRACWAWTRRIHKGSARTLAPSTSAMDALAAHGIPRVHRWGRGVDTVRFAPSSRNAERRAQWDAGDALVVGFVGRLAPEKHVERLAVLERTPGVRVVIVGDGPERARLEALMPSAVFTGQLGGQALSEAYASFDVFAHPGEHETFCQTVQEALASGVPVIGPDAGGPRDLVSHCRNGYLLPVDRYEELLPSAVQALADPTTRARFATSARKSVLHRTWPALCSQLIGHYEAVIGTSDVGRRTTAA from the coding sequence GTGCGCATAGCCGTGGTCGCCGAATCGTTCCTGCCTCACGTCAACGGTGTCACCAACTCGATTCTCCGTGTGCTCGAGCACGCGGAGTCCGCAGGTCACGACGCCATGATCGTCGCGCCGGACACGCCGGCCGGGGTGCCCGCGGCACCGACCTCACACGACTCGTTCCCGGTTCTGCGAGTGCCGTCGGTGATGGTCCCCAAGGTGAGTTCGCTGCCCGTCGGCGTGCCGAGCCCCGGTATGACCGCCGCGCTGCGCTCGTTCGCGCCCGACGTGGTGCACCTGGCATCGCCGTTCTCGCTCGGTGCCGGTGGCCTCGCGGCCGCCCGGAGGCTGGACGTCCCGGCCGTCGCCGTCTATCAGACCGATGTCGCCGGGTTCGCCGAGAGTTACGGTCTCGGGTTGACCTCGCGTGCCTGCTGGGCGTGGACCCGCCGGATCCACAAGGGCAGTGCCCGCACCCTCGCACCGTCGACGTCGGCGATGGACGCACTCGCCGCGCACGGCATCCCCCGCGTGCATCGCTGGGGTCGGGGAGTGGACACCGTGCGCTTCGCGCCGTCGTCGCGGAACGCGGAGCGTCGTGCGCAGTGGGACGCGGGCGACGCGCTGGTGGTGGGCTTCGTCGGCCGGTTGGCACCGGAGAAGCACGTGGAACGCCTCGCGGTACTCGAGCGGACACCGGGCGTGCGTGTGGTGATCGTCGGTGACGGTCCGGAGCGCGCACGGCTCGAGGCGCTCATGCCGTCCGCGGTGTTCACCGGTCAGCTGGGCGGGCAGGCCCTGTCGGAGGCCTACGCGTCCTTCGACGTGTTCGCGCACCCCGGTGAGCACGAGACGTTCTGCCAGACCGTCCAGGAGGCGCTCGCGAGCGGTGTCCCCGTGATCGGACCCGACGCCGGCGGTCCCCGCGATCTGGTGAGCCACTGCCGCAACGGGTACCTGCTGCCCGTGGATCGGTACGAGGAGTTGCTGCCGAGCGCCGTGCAGGCCCTCGCCGACCCCACCACGCGTGCGAGGTTCGCCACGTCCGCGCGCAAGTCCGTCCTGCATCGCACCTGGCCCGCGCTGTGCAGCCAGTTGATCGGCCACTACGAGGCGGTCATCGGCACCTCGGACGTCGGACGGCGGACGACGGCGGCCTAG